The following coding sequences are from one Bacteroidota bacterium window:
- a CDS encoding DUF2167 domain-containing protein: MKNLRLCILILCAPFLINAAPDSTSVELDSVAFANALLQLDSTVNALDHKKGKILLKSDLATINVPKGFSFLEGKDARYILEEVWGNPADADVLGILIPENVNMLAAESWAIVYTYEEDGHVDDDDAEDYDYNELLDEMKQQTVDGSAERVKQGYDAIALVGWAKAPFYDKATHKLHWAKELKFGSDSVNTLNYNIRMLGRKGVLVMNIVSGMDNIKTVEKNIDAILLSTNFNAGNQYDDFDSSIDKVAEYGIGGLIAGGILAKTGMLAKLGIFLVKGWKLIAIAVVGIFAAFKNKIFKKKVE; the protein is encoded by the coding sequence ATGAAAAACTTACGATTGTGCATCCTAATCCTATGCGCGCCATTTCTTATTAATGCAGCACCTGATTCGACAAGCGTTGAATTAGATTCTGTAGCATTTGCAAATGCTCTTTTGCAGCTCGATAGTACAGTAAATGCACTGGATCACAAAAAAGGAAAAATTCTTTTAAAAAGTGATTTAGCCACAATTAATGTTCCGAAAGGTTTTTCATTCTTAGAAGGGAAGGACGCCAGATATATTTTGGAAGAAGTTTGGGGAAACCCTGCAGATGCGGATGTTCTTGGTATCCTTATTCCTGAAAATGTAAATATGCTAGCCGCAGAATCTTGGGCAATTGTTTATACCTACGAAGAGGATGGTCATGTTGATGATGATGATGCAGAAGATTATGACTATAATGAACTCTTAGATGAAATGAAGCAGCAAACAGTTGATGGGAGTGCAGAAAGAGTGAAACAAGGCTATGACGCAATTGCTTTAGTAGGATGGGCAAAAGCCCCTTTTTATGATAAGGCGACACATAAATTACATTGGGCGAAAGAATTAAAATTTGGAAGTGATTCAGTCAATACACTCAATTATAACATCCGAATGCTTGGAAGAAAAGGGGTTTTGGTGATGAACATTGTTTCCGGAATGGACAATATCAAAACAGTTGAAAAAAACATTGATGCTATTTTGTTAAGCACAAATTTTAATGCCGGAAATCAATACGATGATTTTGATTCAAGCATTGATAAAGTTGCAGAGTATGGTATTGGTGGTTTGATTGCCGGTGGTATCTTGGCAAAAACAGGAATGCTTGCTAAACTGGGAATTTTTTTAGTAAAGGGATGGAAACTAATTGCTATTGCTGTTGTTGGAATATTCGCAGCTTTTAAAAATAAAATTTTCAAGAAAAAAGTAGAATAA
- a CDS encoding heavy-metal-associated domain-containing protein — protein sequence MKNIKSILFVNIILLFVLSAANLKAQNATTAELKIKTSSVCDMCKETIEKNMAFEKGVKKSTLDVESKVLIVTYNPQKTTPEKLRMALSKIGYDADDVPADPKAYKKLDACCKKGAVCNDKK from the coding sequence ATGAAAAATATAAAATCAATTTTATTTGTAAACATTATATTATTGTTTGTGTTGTCAGCAGCGAACTTAAAGGCACAAAATGCAACAACTGCTGAGCTGAAGATTAAAACATCATCTGTTTGCGACATGTGCAAAGAAACCATCGAAAAAAATATGGCCTTCGAAAAGGGCGTTAAAAAATCAACATTAGATGTTGAGTCGAAAGTTTTAATTGTTACTTATAACCCTCAAAAAACCACACCCGAGAAGTTAAGGATGGCCCTTTCAAAAATTGGGTACGATGCTGATGATGTTCCAGCTGACCCGAAAGCCTACAAAAAATTAGATGCTTGTTGCAAAAAGGGTGCAGTTTGTAACGATAAAAAGTAA
- a CDS encoding TonB-dependent receptor: MNRLFYLIILLLFAKTIAAQTISGKVRGTDDKGKNEALPGANVYWLKTTIGTTTDLDGKFQLAYPDTIPAKLIVSVMGYQSDTITFDVSNQTLDIVLVNSLNLTAVEVTEKQSTTLNKLFTPINTEVISGKELLKAACCNLSESFSTNASVDVAFTDAVSGAKKIQMLGLDGVYTQILSENMPMLRGLSAAYGINYIPGTWIENILVTKGTGSVVNGYESISGQINLEFLKPQEQKKRIFINVYGNQKGRAEANLHLAKKLNTKLATMLFTHASSNTMKQDMNKDGFLDMPLTQQYNVFNRWDFHNQKNFEAQFGIKGLYETRQGGQTNFVYAPERDSSNNYGIGINTKSLEYFSKTGFMFPSKPYKSLGIQTSGKWQEQDMYFGLRNYKGIQKNFYANVIFANIISTTDHKYKLGASYLLDDYDETFNDTTFARTESVPGVFAEYTYTHAENFSLVAGVRADYHNLHGMFYTPRLHMRFNPGKKTTLRLSGGRGFRTSNVFVENQAVFASSRIIVMNEQLNPEVAWNYGFSGNQQFKLFGNEAFINLDFFRTDFENQVIMDLDQSVNKVVFYNLKRKSYSHSLQVDMGFEPFEEFVMKFAYKWYDVKSTYNPDSYRDELMDKPYVPKHRLMMNMAYSTYMEIWKFDFTTNWLGKSRIPSTELSPLQYKLPKYSKEYFLFNAQITKKFRKFETYLGCENILNYTQKNPIVASENPFGPNFDASMIYAPVEGRIIYLGIRLEIK, translated from the coding sequence ATGAATCGATTATTCTATTTAATAATCCTTTTATTATTTGCGAAAACCATTGCTGCCCAAACAATTTCGGGCAAAGTCAGGGGCACAGATGATAAAGGAAAAAATGAAGCACTACCCGGAGCGAATGTCTACTGGTTGAAGACGACAATCGGAACCACCACCGACTTGGATGGGAAGTTTCAATTAGCATATCCGGATACAATTCCTGCCAAGTTAATTGTAAGTGTGATGGGTTATCAAAGCGATACAATTACTTTTGATGTGTCCAATCAAACACTAGATATTGTATTGGTAAATTCGCTGAATTTAACAGCGGTTGAAGTCACAGAAAAACAAAGCACCACCTTAAACAAACTGTTTACCCCGATTAATACTGAAGTGATATCCGGTAAAGAATTACTGAAAGCGGCTTGCTGTAATCTATCTGAAAGTTTCAGCACCAATGCATCGGTAGATGTAGCCTTTACAGATGCTGTTTCTGGTGCAAAAAAGATCCAGATGCTCGGATTAGATGGTGTGTATACGCAAATTCTTTCAGAGAATATGCCGATGTTACGCGGACTTTCTGCTGCTTACGGAATCAATTATATTCCCGGAACTTGGATTGAAAATATTCTTGTTACCAAAGGAACAGGTTCTGTTGTGAATGGGTATGAGAGTATATCCGGACAAATCAATCTGGAATTTTTAAAACCACAAGAGCAGAAGAAGCGAATTTTTATCAATGTTTATGGAAACCAAAAAGGAAGAGCAGAAGCAAATTTGCATTTAGCAAAAAAGTTGAATACAAAATTAGCTACGATGTTGTTTACGCATGCCAGCTCCAATACCATGAAACAAGATATGAATAAAGATGGGTTTTTGGATATGCCGCTAACACAACAATACAATGTTTTTAATCGATGGGATTTCCATAATCAGAAAAACTTTGAAGCTCAGTTTGGTATAAAAGGCTTGTATGAAACACGTCAAGGTGGACAAACCAATTTTGTATACGCTCCGGAAAGAGATTCATCCAATAATTATGGAATCGGAATCAATACAAAATCGTTGGAATACTTTTCTAAAACGGGGTTTATGTTTCCTTCTAAACCCTATAAAAGCTTGGGCATTCAAACATCCGGGAAATGGCAAGAACAGGACATGTATTTTGGCCTAAGAAATTATAAAGGCATTCAAAAAAACTTTTATGCCAATGTGATTTTTGCAAACATTATTTCCACCACCGACCATAAATATAAATTAGGTGCAAGCTACTTGTTGGATGATTATGATGAAACATTTAATGATACCACTTTTGCAAGAACAGAAAGTGTTCCGGGTGTATTTGCAGAATACACATATACACATGCCGAAAACTTTTCTTTGGTGGCTGGTGTTCGAGCCGACTATCATAATTTACACGGTATGTTTTATACACCTCGTTTGCACATGCGATTCAATCCCGGAAAGAAAACAACGTTGCGTTTGTCGGGCGGAAGAGGGTTTCGAACAAGCAATGTTTTTGTTGAAAATCAAGCCGTTTTTGCAAGCTCGAGAATCATTGTGATGAATGAACAATTAAATCCCGAAGTAGCATGGAATTATGGTTTTTCAGGAAATCAACAATTTAAATTGTTCGGGAACGAGGCATTCATCAACCTTGATTTTTTTAGAACCGATTTTGAAAATCAAGTCATCATGGATTTGGATCAAAGTGTAAACAAAGTAGTGTTTTATAATTTGAAAAGAAAATCATATTCACATAGTTTACAAGTGGATATGGGTTTTGAGCCTTTCGAAGAATTTGTAATGAAGTTTGCATACAAATGGTATGATGTAAAATCAACATACAATCCCGATAGCTATCGGGATGAGTTGATGGACAAGCCTTACGTTCCGAAACACCGTTTGATGATGAATATGGCGTATTCAACGTACATGGAAATCTGGAAGTTTGATTTTACAACCAACTGGTTAGGGAAGAGTAGAATCCCAAGTACAGAATTGAGCCCTTTGCAATACAAGTTGCCGAAATACTCCAAAGAATACTTTTTGTTCAACGCCCAGATTACTAAAAAATTCAGAAAATTTGAAACGTATTTGGGTTGTGAAAACATTTTGAACTACACACAAAAAAATCCGATAGTAGCTTCTGAAAACCCTTTCGGTCCTAATTTTGATGCATCGATGATTTATGCACCGGTGGAAGGACGAATTATTTATTTAGGAATACGATTAGAAATAAAATAA
- a CDS encoding cystathionine gamma-synthase, giving the protein MSDTTKLGFGTKAIHAGQEPDPTTGAIMTPIYQTSTYWQESPGNHKGYAYARGKNPTRTALEKCLAELEGAKHALCFSSGMGAIDAVMKLLRPGDEVITGDDLYGGSYRMFTKVFAPFGIKFHFIDMKDVNVIKKHINANTKMIWLETPTNPTMQIIDIEACAKIAKENKLICAVDNTFASPYLQNPLALGADIVMHSATKYLGGHSDVIMGALCVSDDNLYTQLAFIHNSCGATPGPMDSFLVLRGLKTLHIRMERHCFNGRKIAEFLKTHPKIDKLYWPGFPDSQNHDIAKKQMKDFGGMISFSLKGNKQEDAFKIASSMKVFSLAESLGGVESLINHPATMTHASIPKEERDKAGVVESLLRLSVGIENVEDLIADLKQALG; this is encoded by the coding sequence ATGTCAGATACTACAAAATTAGGCTTTGGAACAAAAGCGATACATGCAGGACAAGAGCCTGATCCAACAACAGGAGCCATCATGACTCCCATATACCAAACATCCACGTATTGGCAGGAAAGTCCAGGTAACCACAAAGGATACGCTTATGCCCGTGGTAAAAACCCAACACGGACTGCTTTAGAAAAATGCTTGGCGGAATTAGAAGGAGCAAAACATGCATTGTGCTTTTCAAGCGGAATGGGTGCGATTGATGCGGTAATGAAATTGTTGCGTCCGGGGGATGAAGTGATTACAGGTGATGACTTATATGGTGGTAGCTATAGAATGTTTACGAAGGTGTTTGCACCATTTGGAATCAAGTTTCATTTCATCGATATGAAAGATGTGAATGTGATTAAAAAACACATCAATGCCAACACAAAAATGATTTGGTTGGAAACACCTACCAATCCAACGATGCAGATTATCGACATTGAAGCATGTGCGAAAATTGCAAAGGAAAATAAATTGATTTGTGCTGTTGACAATACGTTTGCCTCTCCTTATTTACAAAACCCATTGGCATTGGGAGCTGATATTGTGATGCATTCTGCAACAAAATATTTGGGTGGACATAGTGATGTGATTATGGGGGCATTGTGTGTTAGTGATGATAACTTATATACACAATTAGCATTTATACATAATAGTTGTGGGGCAACACCCGGACCAATGGATAGCTTTTTGGTTTTACGCGGGTTAAAAACATTGCACATCCGAATGGAGCGTCATTGTTTTAATGGAAGAAAAATTGCAGAATTTTTAAAAACACATCCTAAGATTGATAAGTTGTATTGGCCCGGATTTCCGGATAGCCAGAATCACGACATTGCCAAAAAGCAAATGAAAGATTTTGGTGGAATGATTTCATTCTCCTTAAAAGGAAATAAACAAGAAGATGCTTTTAAAATTGCATCCAGCATGAAGGTGTTTTCATTGGCAGAATCTTTAGGAGGCGTTGAGTCGTTGATTAATCATCCGGCAACAATGACCCATGCTTCTATTCCAAAAGAGGAGCGTGACAAAGCAGGAGTAGTAGAATCACTTTTAAGACTAAGTGTGGGAATTGAAAATGTAGAAGATTTGATTGCTGATTTAAAGCAGGCATTGGGATAA
- a CDS encoding SDR family NAD(P)-dependent oxidoreductase: MNYYYITGTSRGIGKAFAEHLLENPSNRVIGISRHRSIEHQNYKHSYLDLTDVGAISKFKFDLHANAKKVYLINNAGVLGFIKPVGKLDADTIIKNYTVNLIAPTVLTNAFIECYDSTDAEKVILNISSGAGKNPIDGWAVYCSSKAGIDMFSRVVDAEQKIRATKPQESIHKGFHIFSIAPGVVNTTMQDEIRAAQKEDFSRLEDFIGYKVNNELSEPEFVSKKYINILANINSIKGVLSSIKDYE, from the coding sequence ATGAACTATTATTACATAACCGGAACGAGCAGAGGAATTGGAAAAGCGTTTGCTGAACATTTATTGGAAAACCCATCAAACAGAGTGATTGGAATTTCTCGTCACAGAAGCATTGAGCACCAAAATTATAAGCACTCTTACTTAGATTTAACGGATGTAGGGGCGATATCGAAATTCAAATTTGATTTGCACGCAAATGCAAAAAAAGTATATCTGATAAACAACGCAGGGGTTTTGGGATTTATTAAGCCGGTAGGTAAATTGGATGCAGATACCATTATTAAAAATTATACGGTGAATTTAATTGCACCAACCGTTCTTACAAATGCTTTTATTGAATGTTATGATTCTACCGATGCTGAAAAAGTGATTCTGAACATCAGCTCCGGAGCCGGCAAAAATCCGATAGACGGATGGGCTGTTTATTGTTCCTCAAAAGCAGGAATTGACATGTTTAGCCGGGTGGTGGATGCAGAACAAAAAATCAGGGCAACAAAGCCCCAGGAGAGCATTCACAAAGGGTTTCACATCTTTTCGATTGCTCCGGGCGTAGTAAATACGACCATGCAAGATGAAATACGGGCAGCGCAGAAGGAAGACTTTAGCCGATTAGAAGACTTTATCGGTTATAAAGTCAATAATGAACTTTCGGAGCCTGAATTTGTTTCTAAAAAATATATTAATATATTAGCTAACATAAACAGTATTAAGGGTGTACTTTCATCCATCAAAGACTACGAATAA
- a CDS encoding T9SS type A sorting domain-containing protein yields MNTFTKLFGIALLSVISASITRAQDLKPCSTSEMMAKYFEEHPSLKAQYLADEKAAEEADFIAFKNGYKDADGRAMLPIYTIPVVFHILHEGGPENISDAQIHDQMRILNEDYRKLNADISAVVPSFTAIAADCEIQFRLAQKDPSGNCTNGIDRIFSSETNVGDDDSKLNQWPRNKYLNIWVVKTISSGAAGYAYKPGATVFAPANDGIVILSTYVGSIGSGSPFRSRALTHEIGHYLNLDHTWGGTNDPGVDCSASDGVSDTPTTMGHTACLLSDAVCNPPIIENVQNYMEYAYCSNMFTAGQKTKMRTALTSTTASRNNLWSPGNLTATGLSTPSVLCLADFQSNDVLNTVCQGDSLTFTDLSWNGDPTSWTWTFPGGTPSTSTDSMPTITYNTPGVYDVTLVVANGSGSVNATKTSYVTVYPNTATYSSTFYSEGFEGAAVPNVDWNVRNANAGSNTWTQTTAAAATGTKSVRIVNSSTYDTHIDELISPPIDMTAISGTPTLTYKFAHAQKTATSADKLQIYVSATCGQTWSLRQTMTGATLSTAGVVAGSFVPTASQWTTKSLSLASVASEPSLFLMFKFTSDAGNNIYLDDINIMGAVGVDELANNLNFNVYPNPAEDNTIITFNLLESKQTNITIYDVVGKEVATVVNGNVSAGEHQYSISENTKLSAGVYFIKLTADGESFTKKLIVK; encoded by the coding sequence ATGAACACATTTACCAAACTTTTCGGAATCGCCCTTCTTTCGGTAATTTCAGCGAGCATCACGCGAGCACAAGATTTAAAACCTTGCAGCACATCCGAAATGATGGCGAAGTATTTTGAGGAACACCCTTCCTTAAAAGCGCAATATCTTGCTGACGAAAAAGCAGCCGAAGAAGCTGATTTTATTGCTTTTAAAAACGGCTACAAAGATGCTGACGGGCGTGCAATGCTTCCGATTTATACCATTCCCGTTGTTTTTCATATTCTTCATGAAGGTGGACCGGAAAACATTTCCGATGCACAAATTCATGACCAAATGCGTATTTTGAATGAAGATTATCGCAAATTAAATGCAGATATTTCTGCTGTAGTACCATCTTTTACAGCAATTGCAGCAGATTGCGAAATACAGTTTCGTTTAGCTCAAAAAGATCCATCTGGAAATTGCACCAATGGTATTGATCGCATTTTTTCATCTGAAACCAATGTAGGGGATGATGATTCAAAATTAAATCAATGGCCACGCAACAAATATTTAAACATTTGGGTTGTTAAAACCATTTCTAGCGGAGCAGCAGGATATGCGTATAAACCTGGTGCAACGGTGTTTGCTCCCGCAAATGATGGAATCGTAATCTTGTCAACTTATGTTGGAAGTATCGGATCCGGTTCACCCTTCCGCTCACGTGCATTAACACATGAAATCGGGCATTATTTAAACCTTGATCATACGTGGGGCGGAACCAATGACCCTGGTGTTGATTGCTCGGCAAGTGATGGAGTATCTGATACACCAACAACTATGGGTCATACAGCATGTCTATTGTCCGATGCGGTTTGTAATCCTCCGATTATTGAAAACGTACAAAATTATATGGAGTATGCTTATTGCAGCAATATGTTTACAGCCGGACAAAAAACAAAAATGCGTACCGCACTTACCAGCACAACTGCGTCCAGAAATAATTTATGGTCGCCAGGCAATTTAACTGCAACCGGCTTGAGTACACCTTCTGTCTTGTGTTTGGCTGACTTTCAATCAAATGATGTTTTAAATACTGTTTGTCAAGGGGATAGTTTAACATTCACCGACTTATCTTGGAATGGTGATCCAACAAGCTGGACATGGACTTTCCCAGGGGGAACACCATCCACTTCAACCGATTCGATGCCAACAATTACCTACAATACGCCAGGAGTGTATGATGTAACGCTAGTAGTAGCCAATGGATCAGGCTCCGTAAATGCTACTAAAACATCTTATGTAACAGTGTATCCAAATACAGCTACTTATTCGTCTACTTTTTATTCTGAAGGATTTGAAGGAGCTGCAGTACCGAATGTTGACTGGAATGTACGTAATGCAAATGCAGGATCTAATACTTGGACGCAAACCACTGCTGCGGCAGCCACCGGAACTAAATCAGTGCGCATTGTGAATTCAAGTACTTACGACACGCATATTGACGAATTGATTTCTCCGCCAATTGACATGACGGCCATTTCAGGAACGCCAACTTTAACCTATAAATTTGCACATGCGCAAAAAACGGCAACATCTGCTGATAAATTACAAATTTATGTGTCTGCTACTTGCGGACAAACATGGTCGTTGCGTCAAACAATGACTGGTGCTACACTTTCAACAGCTGGAGTTGTTGCAGGTTCATTTGTTCCTACAGCATCTCAATGGACAACAAAATCGTTAAGCTTAGCTTCTGTTGCTTCAGAACCAAGTTTATTTCTAATGTTTAAATTCACCAGCGATGCCGGAAATAATATTTATTTAGATGATATTAATATTATGGGTGCGGTTGGTGTTGACGAGTTAGCAAACAACTTGAACTTTAATGTATATCCAAATCCTGCTGAAGATAATACCATTATTACCTTCAACTTATTGGAAAGCAAACAAACCAACATCACGATTTATGATGTTGTAGGAAAAGAGGTAGCAACAGTTGTAAATGGAAACGTGAGTGCCGGTGAGCATCAATATTCGATTTCTGAAAACACAAAGTTGTCTGCCGGAGTATATTTCATCAAACTAACAGCAGATGGTGAAAGCTTCACAAAAAAATTAATTGTAAAATAG
- a CDS encoding pentapeptide repeat-containing protein codes for MLNSKSIGNKIAEARKKINLSQSELAQQVSISPQAVGKWERGESMPDITTLSRLAEIFGVDLNYFSDSFQTSASLLSTSEKQKTDVVETSDAQPRKKFDWNWDMSKGNWADADFSGLKNLKEKFSSSNMKNCNFSNADLSGLILGNNNIELCNFSSSDLRDSKIQSSNLLNNQFTNCSFIDAEFLKNNIEKCNFSEANFSGAEFSGVNFESNIIKDVVWKFTSFKKTNLSNVVFEGKFEDCHFEQCGFYKVTFQDATILNTFFKYNEKFKRVEFINCLVDKITYAFLKNNQANLSGVTIIE; via the coding sequence ATGCTAAACTCAAAATCAATTGGCAATAAAATTGCCGAAGCAAGAAAGAAAATAAATCTTTCTCAAAGTGAACTTGCACAGCAAGTGTCAATCAGTCCTCAAGCAGTGGGCAAATGGGAACGTGGGGAGTCGATGCCCGACATTACGACCCTAAGCCGGCTTGCAGAAATTTTCGGAGTGGACCTAAACTATTTCTCGGATAGTTTTCAAACCAGCGCATCGCTTTTGTCGACAAGCGAAAAACAAAAGACGGATGTCGTTGAAACTTCTGATGCTCAGCCAAGAAAAAAATTTGATTGGAATTGGGATATGTCAAAAGGAAACTGGGCTGATGCTGACTTTTCGGGGCTAAAAAATTTAAAAGAAAAATTTAGCTCTTCCAATATGAAGAACTGCAACTTTTCGAATGCAGATTTATCGGGGCTTATTTTGGGAAACAACAACATTGAACTATGTAATTTTTCATCTTCAGACCTCCGCGACAGCAAAATTCAATCCTCCAATTTATTAAATAATCAGTTCACTAATTGTTCGTTTATTGACGCGGAATTTTTAAAAAATAATATTGAGAAATGTAATTTCTCTGAAGCAAACTTTTCCGGAGCAGAATTTTCCGGAGTAAATTTTGAAAGCAATATCATCAAAGACGTAGTATGGAAGTTTACTTCCTTTAAAAAAACAAACCTAAGCAATGTTGTTTTCGAAGGAAAATTTGAAGATTGTCATTTTGAACAGTGTGGATTTTACAAAGTAACTTTTCAAGATGCTACAATTCTGAATACTTTTTTTAAGTACAACGAAAAATTTAAACGCGTAGAGTTTATCAACTGTCTTGTAGATAAAATCACGTATGCATTTTTAAAAAACAACCAAGCGAATTTGTCAGGGGTGACAATTATAGAATGA
- a CDS encoding 1-deoxy-D-xylulose-5-phosphate synthase, giving the protein MEFKAGKLLEQIEYPADLRKLKEEQLPELSKELRQFIIDVVSQKGGHFGASLGVVELTVALHYVFNTPYDQLVWDVGHQAYGHKILTGRRKVFHTNRVYKGISGFPKRSESEYDTFGVGHSSTSIGGALGMAVASAYKGEKQRQHIAVIGDGAMTAGQAFEALNHAGITNSNLLVVLNDNCMSIDPNVGALKEYLTDITTSHTYNRVKDEVWNLLGKISKFGPNAQEIASKIENGIKSSLLKQSNMFESLKFRYFGPVDGHDVERLTKVLQDLKDIPGPKILHILTQKGKGYKFSEEGNQTVWHSPGLFNKDTGEIIKIVPKEPQPPKYQDVFGYTIVELAEKNSKIMGITPAMPSGCSLNIMMKAMPDRAFDVGIAEQHAVTFSAGLATQGLVPFCNIYSSFMQRAYDQVIHDVALQKLHVVFCLDRGGLAGADGPTHHGAYDLAFFRCIPNMIVSAPMNEEELRNLMYTAQLPETNAPFSIRYPRGNGVMIDWKTPFQKVRIGEGRRVQTGEDIAFLTIGHIGNNAIAACKALELQGIKAAHYDMRFVKPIDEQLLHEVFSKYTKVITIEDGCIMGGMGSAVLEFMADNNYSASVKRLGIPDKYIEHGEQKELYTECGYDVESIIKTAVEMVGFKKNTMVG; this is encoded by the coding sequence ATGGAATTTAAAGCAGGTAAATTGCTGGAACAAATTGAGTATCCGGCAGATTTAAGAAAGTTAAAAGAAGAACAACTTCCCGAGCTCAGCAAAGAGCTGCGTCAGTTCATCATTGATGTTGTTTCTCAAAAAGGCGGACACTTTGGTGCCAGCTTAGGTGTTGTGGAACTTACTGTTGCTTTGCATTACGTTTTTAATACTCCGTATGATCAATTAGTATGGGATGTGGGGCATCAGGCCTACGGACATAAGATTTTGACTGGTCGCAGAAAGGTTTTTCATACCAACCGGGTTTATAAGGGAATTAGTGGCTTTCCAAAACGATCGGAAAGTGAATACGATACATTTGGTGTCGGGCATTCTTCCACTTCTATCGGAGGCGCGTTGGGAATGGCGGTGGCTTCTGCCTATAAAGGCGAGAAACAACGTCAGCACATTGCTGTTATCGGTGATGGCGCTATGACAGCCGGTCAAGCTTTTGAAGCACTCAATCATGCCGGAATTACCAACTCCAATTTATTAGTTGTTTTAAATGACAATTGCATGAGCATTGACCCGAATGTGGGGGCATTGAAAGAATATTTAACGGACATCACTACATCACATACCTATAACCGAGTGAAAGATGAAGTCTGGAATTTGCTAGGTAAAATCAGTAAGTTCGGACCGAATGCTCAAGAAATTGCGTCTAAAATTGAGAATGGAATCAAATCCTCCTTGCTGAAACAAAGTAATATGTTTGAATCATTGAAGTTCCGTTATTTCGGACCGGTAGATGGGCATGATGTGGAACGTTTGACAAAAGTATTGCAAGATTTAAAAGATATTCCCGGACCTAAAATTTTACACATTCTCACTCAAAAAGGGAAAGGATATAAGTTTTCGGAAGAAGGAAATCAAACAGTTTGGCACTCCCCGGGCCTCTTTAATAAGGATACAGGAGAAATTATCAAAATCGTACCTAAGGAACCACAACCACCCAAATACCAAGATGTATTCGGGTATACCATTGTTGAGCTGGCGGAGAAAAATTCGAAAATTATGGGAATTACTCCGGCCATGCCGAGCGGTTGTTCACTTAATATTATGATGAAAGCAATGCCCGACAGAGCTTTTGATGTAGGAATTGCAGAGCAACATGCCGTTACTTTTTCAGCCGGGTTGGCGACACAAGGATTGGTTCCTTTTTGCAATATTTACTCTTCTTTTATGCAACGTGCCTACGATCAAGTGATACACGATGTTGCCTTGCAAAAATTGCATGTAGTTTTCTGTTTGGATAGAGGAGGATTGGCCGGTGCTGATGGTCCGACACACCATGGCGCTTATGATTTAGCATTTTTCCGTTGTATTCCGAATATGATTGTTTCGGCACCTATGAATGAAGAAGAATTGCGTAATTTAATGTATACCGCTCAACTTCCTGAAACAAATGCTCCTTTCTCCATTCGTTATCCACGTGGAAACGGTGTCATGATTGATTGGAAAACACCTTTTCAAAAGGTTAGGATAGGTGAAGGAAGAAGAGTTCAAACAGGTGAAGACATAGCATTTTTAACCATTGGACACATTGGTAATAATGCGATTGCTGCTTGCAAAGCATTGGAATTACAAGGCATTAAAGCAGCTCATTATGATATGCGCTTTGTGAAACCAATTGATGAGCAACTCCTACACGAAGTGTTTTCAAAATACACAAAAGTCATCACGATTGAAGATGGTTGTATTATGGGCGGAATGGGAAGTGCCGTTTTGGAGTTTATGGCTGATAATAACTATAGTGCAAGCGTAAAACGATTGGGCATTCCAGATAAATACATTGAGCATGGCGAACAAAAAGAACTATATACCGAGTGCGGTTATGATGTTGAAAGCATCATAAAAACAGCAGTTGAAATGGTCGGGTTCAAGAAAAACACGATGGTAGGATAA